The DNA segment actccccctggttttatcagcagtctcttatcttcttcttcctgctctggtatgctgaccaagctagatgcattgttcctaaCAAACGAATTCttttgctccccatccccctgattcagtccccccttttctaaagagttagtaaattcttttactaatactTAAATTCTTCTCCTAATGAATTTTTTTGGTAGGCATTTCTTAATGTTTTCCCGTGTGCGTTTGACAAAGTAGTTAGGACTGATAGTCTTTTTAGTACTCTATAGTTCCAAATAAGTAACGCGATAGACAGCGCAAGACAGGTGCTAACCAAGGTTAATAAGACAATGATGGGGTGACATAACGTATTTAGGATACCAGTTGCGGTAGGTGACCACCCGAAAAGTGAGTCCCACCAGTTATGACTTGCGTCTTGTCTCACTCTttgcaaaattctgctgatttcttgtgtgtcataatggacagtgactaaggtcttttccccgtttctttggatttctttcaaaatttccATGAGGTCTTGATGCTTTACtaattgctttactaatgtTAGGTTCATCCCAATAGGTGTGGGTAGCAATTTATGGTAAACGGTATAGTTAGACCTTATTAATTGATGAGATACGACTGGTGCTAAATACGAAAAGTCACACCCAACAATCTTggcaaaattacaaatacaaaaattagagtgatTCCTGGCAGTTACATTTATAACATTGTCATCTATCATCATTGAAGTGCAGGTAGttcttaagcacacacagccttgcCCAACATATACGAGTACAGTTTTCGGTGAAGTGTCTGGGTGGATCTCAAAGTGACATATGCCTTGTTCTGTATCAAGACATATGTCTCTGGCATCAAgtgtattactttcacagataaatccttgttgttcCCGTGTAATACAAGATTCTAAATTCActgtttgccatttttctcttACCATCCGAGCCCATACTCTATGTTCAGAGGGGTAGAAAACTGTCCCTTTATGGTTTAATCCCAATGCGACAATaggatgaattacataaactgtgGCATTCCGTATCGTAAGCACAAAGGCAGTAGCTATGTTAGTCATTGGGTCATAGGTGAAATTTACCaaggtccaccaggattggagctttctttctaatttagtaGCATTGTTCCAAACAGCCTCTCGGATCTCAATAGGAAATACACCTTCATTACCCTCTCTTATGATTAAGGAAGCTGtggactgcatccataattgagcTTGTATGCAGCTAAAGGCTAATGAGACATtgtcctgagctgtgccaagtgtgtttaatatcagttCGTGATCCAGGTTGCTGATTTTTGCAAggtctgggagtatttttgagacttgccactggctgtttcctaatgctaatagggaagattgtaggggctgttttaatttggtcaggtcACTGGTTGCCGTGGCCAGTTtattcatcagtatctctgaatcaaTTCCATTTATAACTCCCAGCCCTGTTCCTAGCATGCCACTCAGGTCTCTCCGCATTCTGCCCTTGAGGGGGGTTTgcttctgcagccaggctgtccacccttcaagggatgtttgaattaaaggggagcaggctggttggatttcagaaatgttaatttgcattagtagttCTACACACTTAAGAGACCATTCTGGGTTAAACAGCAGTAATTGTTGGCCTGTGTTCCTCACTACATAAGGGCCAATCTCATAAACCTTTGGCTCAGATTTAAGTAGTGTGACCTGGGTTCGGATCTGATTGCCAGAGTAGGTCATAGTGGGCCTAGCCATggcatttatctggaatttgaatgagagtCCATTACTGCCTTGGCCCCAAAGACAAACCACTTCCACAGTCTgtactaatgtaaaattataccaaCAGTCTGCTTCACTTGCGTAACTACAGATTTCACGGTGTTTGTCTGTAGAAGTAGTTGAGACACTgatttgggttgcttttttGTGAGTAGTCCCGTTAATCATTCGGCATCCAATCTtgattttttctcctacagtcccctggagctgccaagttctttgtttttcccactcTTGCTTTGTATACACTTGGTTTCCGTGTATGACTACAGTCAAcaggtttaaattttttaaatcagaatatttccccatgagTCCAGTAACCCGCATAAAGGCTTGAGACCATATGTCTTCTCCCCTAGGAATAATTTCCTGGCTGATGGTTACAATTATAACtgtgagaaaaacaattttccGGGTTATACTTGCGTGCCaccctaacattttcattttgttcgagtaaacttcaatttcaattcatccccaggggtcactttccaaggggtctctggagccttctttactcgggtatggtgaatccaggcactctgttctctgatcttaatCGCGGTGTAAGTGGTGAGGAGCacctggaatggtccttcccactgtggttccagagtcttttctgtaagagacttaacatatacataatctccaggctgaatgccaTGTACAGGACCGTCTAGGCCTCGACTTCGAGATCCAGCCACATGTTTTCcaatttctctaagctgtttATCTAAAGCAATCATGTAGGTGGTTAGCGTTTCTTCCCCTGTTTGGGTAGATATTCCTTTCTGTACCCCATATGGTCTcccataaagtatttcaaagggacttAGCTTCTCCTTAATCCTGGGCTTGGTCCGAATTCGTAACAATGCAAGTGGGAGAGATTGGGGCCAGGGTAGGTTAGCTTCTTGCCCTAATCTCACAATTTGCTGCTTAATCATAtggttcattttctctacttggcCACTCGACTGGGGATGATATGGAGTGTGGAGTTCCCAGTCTATGCCTAAATGTCGGCTAGTTTGTTGTAccacccttgaaataaaatgtggtcccctatctgatgacattGTGGCTGGAACTCCGAAGCGCggtattatttcttgtagtaaCACCTTtgttacttctcgagccttagcGGTCCTAGTaggaaaagcttctggccatcctgaaaaagtatctgttaGCACTAACAAATATCGATACCccccttttcttggaagttctgtgaaatcaatctgccactgctgtcctggcccatggcctctcccaatTTGGCCTAATTTTGGtttaggggtatttttgggattagtctggaggcaaaggttgcacTGTCGAGTTACTTGCATAACAGTTTCGTATAAGTTTCTGGCGATAATTTTCTCAATTAAGTAATTATATAAGGCATTTGTTCCCCAGTGTGTTTTCTGGTGTTCCTCTCTA comes from the Aphelocoma coerulescens isolate FSJ_1873_10779 unplaced genomic scaffold, UR_Acoe_1.0 HiC_scaffold_229, whole genome shotgun sequence genome and includes:
- the LOC138101270 gene encoding uncharacterized protein, coding for MTYSGNQIRTQVTLLKSEPKVYEIGPYVVRNTGQQLLLFNPEWSLKCVELLMQINISEIQPACSPLIQTSLEGWTAWLQKQTPLKGRMRRDLSGMLGTGLGVINGIDSEILMNKLATATSDLTKLKQPLQSSLLALGNSQWQVSKILPDLAKISNLDHELILNTLGTAQDNVSLAFSCIQAQLWMQSTASLIIREGNEGVFPIEIREAVWNNATKLERKLQSWWTLVNFTYDPMTNIATAFVLTIRNATVYVIHPIVALGLNHKGTVFYPSEHRVWARMVREKWQTVNLESCITREQQGFICESNTLDARDICLDTEQGICHFEIHPDTSPKTVLVYVGQGCVCLRTTCTSMMIDDNVINVTARNHSNFCICNFAKIVGCDFSYLAPVVSHQLIRSNYTVYHKLLPTPIGMNLTLVKQLVKHQDLMEILKEIQRNGEKTLVTVHYDTQEISRILQRVRQDASHNWWDSLFGWSPTATGILNTLCHPIIVLLTLVSTCLALSIALLIWNYRVLKRLSVLTTLSNAHGKTLRNAYQKNSLGEEFKY